The following coding sequences lie in one Thermomicrobium sp. 4228-Ro genomic window:
- a CDS encoding PLP-dependent cysteine synthase family protein: protein MGPSMHCRLGEALTERIGNTPLFCLQRLPAEYGVADGVQLLVKAEWYNPGGSVKDRAAFRIVQEAFRSGALGNGKRLLDATSGNTGIAYAMLGAAWGFGVTLVVPASIGEERRAILQAYGAELIFSDPYEGTDGAIRLARQLAAAHPDRYYYADQYSNPANWLAHYDGTGVEILEQTRGQVTHFVAGLGTTGTMMGTGRRLKEANPSVVLVGVQPDDPFHGLEGLKHLSTALVPATYDPSLIDRMEFVDTEEAYRLARDLARIEGLLVGPSAAAAVVAALRVAQELEYGVIVAILPDSGLKYLSTPLWHPDRA from the coding sequence ATGGGACCCTCGATGCACTGCCGGCTCGGTGAAGCGCTCACGGAGCGAATCGGAAACACCCCGCTCTTCTGTTTGCAACGGCTCCCAGCGGAGTATGGTGTTGCCGACGGTGTTCAGCTGCTCGTGAAAGCGGAGTGGTACAACCCGGGGGGCTCCGTCAAGGATCGAGCAGCATTCCGCATCGTTCAGGAGGCGTTTCGTTCGGGGGCGCTCGGTAACGGCAAGCGCCTGCTCGATGCCACGTCGGGGAACACCGGTATCGCCTATGCGATGCTCGGGGCGGCGTGGGGCTTCGGGGTAACGCTCGTCGTGCCGGCGAGTATCGGCGAGGAGCGACGGGCTATCCTCCAAGCCTACGGTGCTGAGCTGATTTTCAGCGACCCCTACGAGGGGACGGATGGCGCGATACGGCTGGCGCGGCAGCTGGCGGCCGCGCATCCCGATCGGTACTACTACGCCGACCAATACAGTAACCCGGCCAACTGGCTTGCACACTACGATGGGACGGGAGTCGAAATCTTGGAGCAGACGCGTGGGCAAGTGACGCATTTCGTCGCTGGCCTGGGAACGACCGGAACGATGATGGGCACCGGGCGTCGCCTCAAGGAGGCGAACCCGAGCGTGGTCTTGGTCGGCGTTCAACCCGACGATCCCTTTCACGGGCTGGAGGGTTTGAAACACTTGTCGACTGCTCTCGTTCCAGCGACCTATGATCCGTCACTGATCGACCGCATGGAGTTCGTCGATACCGAGGAAGCGTACCGACTGGCGCGCGATCTCGCGCGGATCGAAGGACTGCTTGTCGGCCCTTCGGCGGCAGCAGCGGTCGTTGCGGCGTTACGCGTCGCACAGGAACTCGAATACGGCGTGATCGTCGCGATCCTGCCAGATAGCGGGCTCAAGTATCTCAGTACACCACTCTGGCATCCAGACCGAGCTTGA
- a CDS encoding ubiquitin-like small modifier protein 1: protein MAVTILIPAPLRRFTEDRAAVQVDAKTVGEALAKLDELYPGLRERICEPDGRVRRFVSVFVNGKDIRSLQGIDTPLNDGDEVGIIPAMAGGR, encoded by the coding sequence ATGGCGGTGACGATCTTGATACCAGCACCGCTCCGGCGGTTCACCGAAGATCGAGCAGCGGTGCAGGTGGACGCCAAGACGGTTGGCGAAGCGCTGGCCAAACTAGACGAACTGTATCCCGGCCTCCGCGAACGGATCTGCGAGCCGGATGGTCGCGTCCGCCGATTTGTCAGTGTCTTCGTGAACGGGAAAGATATCCGTTCATTGCAGGGAATCGATACGCCCCTCAACGATGGGGACGAGGTCGGCATCATTCCGGCGATGGCGGGTGGACGGTGA
- a CDS encoding M67 family metallopeptidase, whose amino-acid sequence MIRIPREQYDAIIAHARREAPREACGLVAGHRDRVERVYPVANRAEFAVEFFAERGLIPPGRDYRPDAPGSIAVERFFMDPEEQFRVLREIEASGLEHLGSYHSHPATEAYPSRTDVEMAAFWPGMLLLICSLADPDRPVVRAFRVIDGRVEEEPVVVEE is encoded by the coding sequence GTGATCCGTATTCCACGCGAGCAGTACGACGCGATCATCGCTCATGCGCGGCGCGAGGCTCCCCGTGAGGCCTGTGGGCTCGTCGCGGGTCACCGCGACCGGGTCGAACGGGTCTATCCAGTCGCGAACCGGGCTGAGTTCGCAGTCGAATTCTTCGCTGAACGGGGACTCATTCCGCCCGGCCGGGATTACCGGCCGGATGCTCCCGGATCGATCGCGGTGGAGCGCTTCTTCATGGATCCGGAAGAGCAGTTCCGCGTGTTGCGCGAAATCGAAGCGAGCGGGCTCGAGCACCTGGGAAGCTATCACTCGCATCCAGCGACCGAGGCCTATCCATCGCGGACAGACGTGGAGATGGCTGCCTTCTGGCCGGGGATGCTTCTTCTGATCTGCTCGCTGGCCGATCCCGATCGGCCGGTCGTGCGCGCTTTCCGCGTCATCGATGGACGTGTCGAGGAAGAGCCGGTCGTCGTCGAAGAGTGA
- the moeB gene encoding molybdopterin-synthase adenylyltransferase MoeB: protein MARRYEQLFQEIKRAIREVDVHQVYEQLRAGRRPVIVDVREREEWEQGYIPGAIFIPRGYLELRIEEEVPDKSTPVYVYCAGGVRSAFAAKALQELGYQNVYSVAGGFSAWKHAGYPFVTPRQWTREQLQRYSRHFLIPEVGEEGQARLLDSKVLIIGAGGLGSPAALYLAAAGVGTIGIVDADVVDLSNLQRQIIHTTDRVGRPKTESARETIEALNPDVKVITHDVWLSSQTILDVIRDYDVIVNGADNFPTRYLVNDAAVLLGKPVVDGSIFRFDGQVTVYKPGEGPCYRCLYPEPPPPELAPSCDQAGVLGVLPGVIGVLQATEAIKLLLGLGEPLIGRVLLYDALSATFRELHVERDPECAACGPNSTLTVETIGQIDYQQSCILPVSRSVAD, encoded by the coding sequence ATGGCGAGAAGGTACGAACAACTCTTTCAGGAAATCAAGCGAGCGATTCGCGAGGTCGACGTCCATCAGGTCTACGAGCAGCTCCGAGCTGGTCGTCGTCCGGTGATCGTCGACGTGCGCGAACGCGAGGAGTGGGAGCAGGGATACATCCCCGGCGCGATCTTCATTCCGCGCGGTTACCTCGAGCTCCGTATCGAGGAAGAGGTGCCGGACAAGTCGACACCCGTCTACGTCTACTGCGCCGGTGGCGTTCGCTCGGCGTTCGCCGCGAAGGCGCTCCAGGAACTGGGATACCAGAACGTCTACTCGGTCGCCGGCGGCTTCAGTGCCTGGAAGCACGCTGGTTACCCGTTCGTGACACCGCGCCAGTGGACGCGCGAGCAACTCCAGCGCTACAGCCGGCACTTCCTGATTCCGGAGGTCGGTGAGGAGGGCCAGGCACGCCTGCTCGACTCGAAGGTGCTCATCATCGGGGCGGGAGGGCTCGGCTCGCCAGCAGCACTGTACCTGGCCGCAGCGGGGGTCGGGACGATCGGCATCGTGGACGCCGACGTGGTCGACCTCAGCAACCTACAGCGGCAGATCATCCACACGACCGATCGCGTCGGACGACCGAAGACCGAGTCGGCCCGCGAGACGATCGAGGCCCTCAACCCGGACGTCAAAGTTATCACTCACGATGTCTGGTTGAGCAGTCAGACGATCCTCGACGTGATCCGAGACTACGACGTGATCGTGAATGGAGCCGACAATTTCCCGACACGGTACTTGGTCAACGATGCCGCGGTGCTGCTCGGGAAGCCGGTTGTCGACGGGAGCATCTTCCGGTTCGACGGCCAGGTGACGGTCTACAAGCCGGGCGAGGGGCCGTGCTACCGGTGCCTCTATCCGGAGCCGCCGCCGCCCGAGCTGGCGCCGAGCTGCGACCAGGCCGGTGTGCTCGGTGTGCTCCCGGGCGTCATCGGCGTCCTGCAGGCGACCGAGGCCATCAAGCTCCTGCTCGGTCTGGGCGAGCCGCTCATCGGCCGCGTCCTCCTGTACGACGCCCTGTCGGCTACTTTCCGCGAACTCCACGTCGAGCGCGATCCGGAGTGCGCAGCCTGCGGCCCCAACTCGACGCTCACCGTGGAGACGATCGGCCAGATCGATTACCAGCAGAGCTGCATCCTGCCGGTCAGCCGCAGCGTCGCCGACTGA
- a CDS encoding PaaI family thioesterase translates to MAGERVNRVTDHGCFGCGERNPIGLKLAFYREEEGVEASFTPQPEHEGYIGLVHGGILATLLDEAMSWAVISTAGRLMVTAHLSIAFRRPVAVGQQLRLRGWVERSERRLVRARAEIRDAVQGTLLAEAEGTFLPVAADREKSWREQYIRSATADSE, encoded by the coding sequence ATGGCAGGCGAGCGTGTCAACCGAGTGACCGATCATGGCTGCTTCGGATGTGGTGAGCGCAATCCGATCGGGCTCAAGTTGGCCTTCTATCGGGAGGAGGAGGGCGTCGAGGCCTCCTTCACGCCGCAACCGGAGCACGAGGGATACATCGGTCTCGTCCACGGCGGGATCCTCGCGACGCTGCTCGACGAGGCGATGAGCTGGGCGGTGATCAGCACGGCCGGGCGGCTGATGGTGACGGCCCACCTGTCGATCGCTTTCCGCCGGCCAGTTGCGGTCGGTCAGCAACTCCGTCTCCGTGGTTGGGTCGAGCGGTCGGAGCGTCGGCTCGTGCGGGCCCGTGCGGAAATCCGCGATGCTGTCCAGGGAACCCTACTGGCCGAAGCGGAGGGAACTTTCCTCCCTGTCGCTGCGGACCGTGAGAAGTCGTGGCGGGAGCAGTATATCCGGTCGGCCACGGCAGACAGCGAGTGA
- the ispE gene encoding 4-(cytidine 5'-diphospho)-2-C-methyl-D-erythritol kinase — MISWRVVPRAPVSVPAPAKLNLGLEVLGRRPDGYHDIVTILQTIDLCDELCFDPADVCDYQPPASLSDDLVARALHLLRQRGVELTARLRLSKRIPVAAGLGGGSSDAGTLLGILLRAGVPRQLVEETAHQLGSDVPFFLDGGTALARGRGTELEPLPSPDGWFVLVVPELTLGSKTRRLYAALTPADYSDGSATLRQAGRLRAGLGLDPRLVRNVFLRPLSAFHEVQRTLEAFAAAGARWAWPSGAGPAIFTWCPERTAAEAIASRLEHAGLRPILAAPYEPDWQSVSVNFTLQTTETSPPLLPKG, encoded by the coding sequence ATGATATCCTGGCGCGTCGTTCCCCGTGCACCAGTTTCGGTACCTGCGCCAGCCAAGTTGAATCTCGGTCTCGAAGTACTCGGTCGACGCCCGGACGGCTACCACGACATCGTGACCATTCTCCAGACGATCGATCTCTGCGACGAACTCTGCTTCGATCCTGCCGATGTCTGCGACTACCAGCCACCCGCTTCGCTCAGCGACGATCTGGTCGCTCGCGCACTGCATCTGCTCCGGCAGCGCGGTGTCGAACTCACGGCCCGTCTTCGCCTCAGCAAGCGGATACCGGTCGCGGCGGGGCTGGGCGGTGGATCGAGCGATGCTGGGACGCTACTGGGTATCCTCCTGCGCGCCGGGGTGCCACGCCAGCTGGTCGAAGAAACCGCACACCAGCTCGGGAGCGATGTTCCGTTCTTTCTGGACGGCGGAACCGCACTGGCGCGCGGGCGCGGAACCGAACTCGAGCCACTCCCGTCGCCGGACGGCTGGTTCGTCCTGGTAGTACCAGAACTGACGCTCGGCAGCAAGACGCGCCGCCTGTATGCCGCGCTCACGCCAGCCGATTACAGTGATGGTTCTGCCACTCTCCGCCAGGCCGGGCGACTGCGCGCCGGGCTCGGGCTCGATCCGAGGCTCGTTCGCAACGTCTTCTTGCGTCCGCTTTCAGCGTTCCACGAAGTCCAACGCACGCTCGAGGCTTTCGCCGCCGCTGGAGCCCGTTGGGCCTGGCCGAGCGGAGCTGGACCGGCGATCTTCACCTGGTGCCCGGAGCGCACCGCGGCAGAAGCGATCGCGAGCCGACTCGAGCACGCTGGTCTGCGACCGATCCTCGCTGCACCGTACGAGCCGGACTGGCAGTCCGTGAGCGTGAACTTCACGCTCCAGACGACAGAGACATCGCCACCGCTCTTGCCGAAGGGGTAG
- the rsmA gene encoding 16S rRNA (adenine(1518)-N(6)/adenine(1519)-N(6))-dimethyltransferase RsmA produces the protein MSTSSPNSLDSHPAARSPRGQLRATLAELGIRPRKALGQHFLHDRSIVQRIVASADLSPDSLVVEIGPGLGILTEALARHAGRVIAIELDDKLAAFLAERFRSSNVTVLHGDALRIDFADVTRGAPYVVVANLPYNVATPILERLLTAAHPPTRLVVMVQREVAERMVAIPPDMSFLSVLVQFFARPRIAFRVGPGAFTPPPKVESAVVVLEPREPPLAREEWPRFFRLVQAGFAQRRKQLVNALASELGLDKERVRALLVSAGIEPTRRAETLTLDEWLRLYRAFREELR, from the coding sequence GTGTCGACGTCGTCGCCGAACTCGCTGGATAGCCACCCCGCTGCACGATCCCCACGTGGTCAGCTGCGGGCCACCCTCGCCGAACTCGGCATCCGACCACGCAAGGCGCTCGGCCAGCATTTCCTGCACGATCGCTCGATCGTCCAGCGCATCGTCGCATCCGCCGACCTGAGTCCCGACTCGCTCGTCGTCGAAATCGGCCCCGGGCTGGGTATCCTGACGGAAGCACTGGCTCGCCACGCCGGGCGTGTGATCGCGATCGAACTCGATGACAAGCTCGCTGCCTTCCTCGCGGAGCGGTTTCGCAGCTCCAACGTCACTGTGCTGCACGGCGACGCCCTTCGGATCGATTTCGCTGACGTTACGCGTGGAGCGCCCTATGTCGTCGTCGCGAACCTACCCTACAACGTCGCCACCCCGATTCTCGAACGACTGCTCACGGCCGCGCATCCTCCGACCCGCCTGGTCGTGATGGTGCAACGGGAGGTCGCCGAGCGCATGGTGGCGATACCGCCCGACATGAGCTTCCTGAGCGTGCTGGTCCAGTTCTTCGCTCGGCCCCGGATCGCCTTCCGGGTCGGGCCGGGAGCCTTCACACCACCGCCGAAAGTCGAAAGTGCCGTCGTCGTTCTCGAACCACGAGAGCCACCTCTGGCGCGCGAGGAGTGGCCGCGTTTCTTTCGCCTCGTGCAGGCGGGATTCGCGCAGCGACGCAAGCAGCTGGTGAACGCTCTCGCCAGTGAGCTGGGGCTCGACAAAGAACGCGTCCGGGCACTCCTGGTCTCGGCCGGCATCGAACCGACCCGGCGTGCCGAAACGCTGACCCTGGACGAGTGGCTTCGCCTGTACCGGGCATTTCGAGAGGAACTCCGATGA
- the selD gene encoding selenide, water dikinase SelD, which produces MTDRREAIRLTALASCAGUAGKLAPAALAQVLRPLEFQSDPRLLVGLQASDDAAVYLVDDGLALVQTLDFFPPVVDDPYTYGAIAAANALSDVYAMGGEPFLALNIAAWPNDLPLELLTEVFRGGLDKAREAGVVIAGGHTVTDDEPKYGLVVTGRVEPDRILAKRAARPGELLYLTKPIGTGAITTALKAGVAEPSHVEEAVAWMLRLNRTASRLLVAHGIRACTDVTGFGLAGHASDIALKSGVRLVIAARTVPILEGAELYARAGRLPGGAQRNRAFYAEGPDAVVRRGRGIPTVLWDLLFDPVTSGGLLFTVPAERASSIEQAFREAGEPLWRIGFVDEGSGVDVVAELAG; this is translated from the coding sequence ATGACCGACCGGCGTGAGGCGATTCGGTTGACAGCACTTGCCAGCTGCGCTGGTTGAGCAGGAAAGCTCGCTCCAGCGGCATTGGCGCAGGTGCTGCGCCCGCTCGAGTTCCAGAGCGATCCCCGGTTGCTCGTCGGCCTCCAGGCGAGCGACGATGCCGCAGTGTACCTCGTCGACGACGGACTCGCACTCGTCCAGACGCTCGATTTCTTCCCACCCGTCGTGGACGATCCCTACACCTACGGCGCGATCGCTGCGGCCAACGCGCTGAGCGACGTCTACGCGATGGGCGGCGAGCCGTTCCTGGCGCTCAACATCGCCGCCTGGCCGAACGATCTCCCCCTGGAACTACTGACCGAGGTTTTCCGTGGTGGACTCGACAAGGCCCGGGAAGCCGGTGTCGTGATCGCTGGAGGGCATACGGTGACGGACGACGAGCCCAAGTACGGACTGGTCGTGACCGGGCGCGTCGAACCCGACCGTATCCTCGCCAAGCGTGCAGCTCGTCCGGGCGAACTCCTGTACCTCACCAAACCGATCGGCACCGGCGCGATCACCACTGCGCTCAAAGCCGGAGTCGCCGAGCCATCCCACGTCGAGGAGGCAGTCGCCTGGATGCTCCGGCTCAACCGGACGGCGAGCCGTCTCCTGGTCGCACACGGGATCCGCGCTTGCACCGACGTGACCGGGTTCGGTCTCGCTGGGCATGCCAGCGACATCGCGCTGAAGAGTGGTGTCCGGCTGGTGATTGCCGCCCGAACCGTGCCCATCCTCGAAGGAGCCGAACTGTACGCTCGGGCCGGGCGCCTGCCTGGTGGCGCGCAGCGCAATCGCGCCTTCTACGCCGAGGGGCCGGACGCCGTCGTCCGCCGTGGCCGGGGAATCCCGACCGTTCTCTGGGATCTCCTCTTCGATCCGGTCACCTCAGGTGGCCTGCTCTTCACTGTCCCAGCCGAACGCGCGTCATCGATCGAGCAGGCATTCCGCGAAGCGGGTGAACCACTCTGGCGAATCGGTTTCGTCGACGAGGGTTCCGGTGTCGACGTCGTCGCCGAACTCGCTGGATAG
- a CDS encoding Nif3-like dinuclear metal center hexameric protein, with translation MGGISTDELVSIALEMAGMRKLPADSEVYVRGEGIERLLVALDVGTAELLLARELGCDGVLAHHPAGGRAVLRFPEVLTRHVELMVEHGVDPTAAKAALQPLVSRAVLRAHAANYDQVPAVARALGLPFLNLHLPLDEIGRRIMVEAIERYRSQLDRECTVQDVIDALRTLPEFAEADTSIMVPVGAIDRPARRIAVVHGAGTNGGAPVAQAYFAHGVDTVIYLHLAPEEAERLRFDAVGTVIVVGHLAGDRVGINRYLAEVARRGVEIVRLGI, from the coding sequence ATGGGTGGGATCAGTACGGACGAACTCGTGTCGATCGCGCTCGAGATGGCGGGGATGCGCAAGCTTCCCGCCGACAGCGAGGTGTACGTCCGAGGAGAAGGAATCGAACGGCTATTGGTCGCACTCGATGTCGGAACAGCCGAGCTCCTTCTGGCACGGGAGCTCGGGTGTGACGGTGTGCTGGCCCATCATCCGGCTGGTGGGCGAGCAGTCTTGCGTTTCCCCGAGGTACTCACGCGACATGTGGAACTGATGGTCGAGCACGGCGTCGACCCGACAGCGGCGAAAGCTGCGCTGCAGCCGCTCGTCTCGCGCGCCGTCCTGCGGGCGCACGCGGCGAACTACGACCAGGTGCCGGCGGTGGCGCGTGCGCTCGGCTTGCCGTTCCTGAATCTGCACTTACCGCTCGACGAGATCGGTCGGCGGATCATGGTGGAAGCGATCGAGCGCTACCGTTCGCAACTCGACCGCGAGTGCACGGTGCAAGACGTGATCGACGCGCTGCGCACGCTTCCCGAGTTCGCGGAGGCGGACACCTCGATCATGGTGCCGGTCGGCGCGATCGATCGCCCGGCGCGCCGGATCGCCGTCGTGCACGGAGCGGGAACCAACGGTGGCGCGCCGGTCGCACAGGCATATTTCGCGCACGGGGTCGATACCGTTATCTATCTCCACCTGGCGCCCGAGGAAGCGGAACGCCTCCGCTTCGACGCAGTAGGCACCGTCATCGTGGTCGGTCACCTCGCCGGCGACCGGGTGGGCATCAACCGGTACCTGGCTGAAGTGGCGCGGCGCGGTGTCGAGATCGTTCGGCTCGGCATCTAG
- a CDS encoding pyridoxal phosphate-dependent aminotransferase — MLQYRVAERVRQLRPSPTLAVSDRARALRQQGIDVIDLGGGDPDFPTPKHICQAAADAMFRGETHYVASAGIPELRRAIARKLQVENGVQVSADEIIVTPGGKAALFVSILALVGPGDEVLMFDPGWVSYEPMVIMAGARCLHVPLQPKENYRITREAIEAVLTPQTRVMIVNSPNNPTGRVLTREEAETIVAVAREHDLLVISDEIYEKIIYDGREHLSLAAFPGMAERTLTVNGFSKAYAMTGWRLGYVAGPAPLIKQIMKVHSHSATCATSFAQWGGVAALEGPQDAIAEMVAAWDRRRRFVTERLNAIPGFHCPLPEGAFYAFPDVSGTGLSGQEVAQKLIDEAHVGVTPGDAFGESGASCIRLSFATADELLERALDRIAKVFGG; from the coding sequence GTGCTGCAGTACCGTGTCGCCGAGCGAGTCCGTCAGTTGCGCCCGTCGCCCACGCTGGCTGTGAGTGACCGCGCCCGTGCCCTGCGCCAGCAGGGTATCGACGTCATCGATCTCGGCGGTGGCGATCCCGACTTTCCGACCCCGAAGCATATCTGCCAGGCTGCCGCCGACGCGATGTTCCGCGGCGAGACACATTACGTCGCGAGTGCGGGTATTCCGGAATTGCGCCGCGCGATCGCTCGCAAGTTGCAGGTAGAGAACGGTGTCCAGGTCAGCGCGGATGAGATCATCGTCACGCCGGGCGGCAAGGCGGCGCTGTTCGTGTCGATCCTCGCCCTCGTCGGCCCCGGCGACGAGGTGCTCATGTTCGATCCCGGCTGGGTCTCCTACGAGCCGATGGTCATCATGGCCGGCGCACGCTGCCTGCATGTCCCACTCCAGCCGAAGGAGAACTATCGCATCACCCGCGAGGCCATCGAGGCGGTGCTGACGCCACAGACTCGGGTGATGATCGTCAATAGCCCGAACAATCCGACCGGTCGGGTGCTGACCCGGGAGGAAGCGGAAACGATCGTCGCCGTCGCCCGGGAGCATGACCTGCTCGTCATTTCCGACGAGATCTACGAGAAGATCATCTACGACGGCCGCGAGCATCTCAGTCTCGCTGCTTTCCCAGGCATGGCCGAGCGGACGCTCACCGTGAACGGGTTCTCCAAGGCCTACGCGATGACGGGTTGGCGTCTGGGGTACGTCGCTGGGCCGGCGCCGCTGATCAAGCAAATCATGAAAGTGCACAGCCACTCGGCGACCTGCGCCACCTCCTTCGCCCAGTGGGGTGGTGTTGCTGCGCTGGAAGGGCCACAGGACGCGATCGCTGAAATGGTAGCGGCCTGGGATCGGAGACGTCGGTTCGTAACCGAACGGCTCAACGCGATTCCTGGTTTCCACTGCCCATTACCGGAAGGCGCATTCTACGCTTTCCCAGATGTGAGCGGCACCGGGCTCTCCGGCCAGGAAGTGGCGCAGAAGCTGATCGACGAGGCGCACGTCGGTGTCACGCCCGGTGACGCCTTCGGCGAGTCCGGGGCGAGCTGTATCCGGCTCAGCTTCGCGACCGCCGACGAGTTGCTCGAACGCGCACTCGACCGGATCGCCAAGGTGTTCGGCGGCTAG
- the groES gene encoding co-chaperone GroES — protein sequence MTATTTKIRPLGDRVVVKPIQKEEVTKSGIVLPDTAKEKPQRGQVVAVGPGRLTDDGKRLPMEVKVGDEVLFAKYAGTELKIDDEEYLILSEKDILAILSE from the coding sequence ATGACGGCGACGACGACCAAAATCCGGCCGCTGGGTGATCGGGTCGTGGTGAAGCCGATCCAGAAGGAAGAGGTTACCAAGAGCGGGATCGTCCTTCCGGATACGGCGAAGGAGAAGCCGCAGCGTGGACAGGTGGTCGCGGTCGGGCCAGGGCGGCTGACCGATGACGGGAAGCGCCTGCCGATGGAGGTGAAGGTGGGCGATGAGGTGCTGTTCGCCAAGTACGCCGGCACCGAGCTCAAGATCGATGACGAGGAATATCTGATCCTGAGCGAGAAGGATATTCTTGCCATTTTGAGCGAATAA
- the groL gene encoding chaperonin GroEL (60 kDa chaperone family; promotes refolding of misfolded polypeptides especially under stressful conditions; forms two stacked rings of heptamers to form a barrel-shaped 14mer; ends can be capped by GroES; misfolded proteins enter the barrel where they are refolded when GroES binds): MPAKMIRFHEQARQSLKEGVDILANAVKTTLGPKGRNVALDKKYGAPTVSHDGVTVAKEIELEDPFANMGAQLLKEAATKTNDVAGDGTTTATVLAQAIVHEGLRNVAAGANPMLLKRGIELATKAVVERLKSMAKEVRGREDIAHVATISAADPEIGNLIAEVMEKVGKDGVITVEESKGLAFEVEYTEGMEIDRGYISPYFVTNPERMEAVVEEPFILITDKKVSAVSDILPILEKALQVSKNFVIIAEDVEGEALATLVVNKLRGTLNALAVKAPGFGDRRKEMLRDIAILTGGTVISEELGRKLETARLEDLGRARRVVATKDKTTIVEGYGREEDIKARIEQIKAQIEQTTSDFDREKLQERLAKLAGGVAVIKVGAATEVELKEKKHRVEDALSATRAAVEEGIVPGGGVALLNAISALDEVQAEGDIKTGVMIVKRALEEPLRGIVENAGLDGSVVIETVRRLQKEQNNPNIGYDVIREEYGDLLEWGVIDPVKVTRSAVENAASVAAMILTTEALITEKPEKEKTPAPSMEY, from the coding sequence ATGCCGGCGAAGATGATCCGCTTCCATGAGCAGGCACGGCAGTCGTTGAAAGAAGGCGTCGACATTCTCGCGAATGCGGTGAAGACGACGCTCGGGCCGAAGGGGCGCAACGTGGCGCTGGACAAGAAGTACGGCGCTCCGACGGTCAGCCACGACGGTGTGACGGTCGCCAAGGAGATCGAGCTCGAGGACCCGTTCGCCAACATGGGTGCGCAGCTCCTGAAGGAGGCTGCGACCAAGACCAACGACGTGGCCGGTGACGGGACGACGACAGCGACGGTTCTCGCCCAGGCGATCGTCCACGAGGGGCTCCGCAACGTCGCGGCCGGTGCTAACCCGATGCTGCTCAAGCGCGGTATCGAGCTGGCGACCAAGGCCGTGGTCGAGCGGCTGAAGTCGATGGCTAAGGAGGTCCGTGGCCGCGAGGATATCGCGCACGTGGCGACGATTTCGGCGGCTGACCCGGAGATCGGGAACCTGATCGCCGAGGTCATGGAGAAGGTCGGGAAGGACGGTGTCATCACCGTCGAAGAGTCGAAGGGCCTGGCCTTCGAGGTCGAATACACCGAAGGTATGGAGATCGACCGCGGCTACATCTCCCCGTACTTCGTAACCAACCCCGAGCGGATGGAGGCCGTGGTCGAGGAACCGTTCATCCTCATCACCGATAAGAAGGTCTCCGCGGTTTCCGACATCCTGCCGATCCTCGAGAAGGCCCTCCAGGTGAGCAAGAACTTCGTGATCATCGCGGAGGACGTCGAGGGCGAGGCGCTGGCGACGCTGGTGGTCAACAAGCTGCGCGGAACGCTCAACGCGCTCGCGGTCAAGGCACCGGGCTTCGGTGATCGCCGCAAGGAGATGCTCCGCGACATCGCGATCCTGACCGGTGGTACGGTGATCTCCGAGGAACTCGGTCGCAAGCTCGAAACGGCTCGCCTCGAGGATCTCGGTCGCGCCCGCCGTGTCGTCGCGACCAAGGACAAGACGACGATCGTCGAAGGGTACGGTCGCGAGGAGGACATCAAGGCGCGGATCGAGCAGATCAAGGCCCAGATCGAGCAGACGACCAGCGACTTCGATCGCGAGAAGCTGCAGGAGCGGCTGGCCAAGCTGGCCGGCGGTGTCGCCGTCATCAAGGTCGGTGCGGCGACCGAAGTCGAGCTGAAGGAGAAGAAGCACCGCGTCGAGGACGCCTTGAGCGCGACCCGCGCCGCGGTCGAAGAGGGTATCGTGCCGGGTGGTGGTGTGGCGCTCCTCAACGCGATCTCCGCGCTCGACGAGGTGCAGGCCGAGGGTGACATCAAGACCGGCGTGATGATCGTCAAGCGGGCGCTGGAGGAGCCGCTCCGCGGTATCGTCGAGAACGCAGGTCTCGACGGCTCGGTCGTGATCGAGACGGTGCGACGGCTCCAGAAGGAGCAGAACAACCCGAACATCGGGTACGACGTCATCCGCGAGGAGTACGGTGACCTCCTCGAGTGGGGTGTCATCGACCCGGTGAAGGTGACCCGCTCGGCGGTCGAGAACGCGGCTTCGGTGGCGGCGATGATCCTCACGACCGAGGCGCTGATCACCGAGAAGCCGGAGAAGGAGAAGACGCCGGCGCCGAGCATGGAGTACTGA